From Nicotiana tabacum cultivar K326 chromosome 22, ASM71507v2, whole genome shotgun sequence, one genomic window encodes:
- the LOC107785474 gene encoding uncharacterized protein LOC107785474, translating into MMKKLMADQQPHTAEMIKKVMVDQQAQATAMRNLERQVGQLASAQNTRPVGALPSDTVANPKASINVVSLRNGRQFEEVQSKKRKHVTFNERPVTIESESKKSKECEKPAEEAVAKQPSQLVARPPPPFPQRFQKVKDNAAYKKFLDILKQVQINIPLVDILQEVPKYAKYIKDIVANTRRLAEFETVALTEECSSRIQSKIPHKLKDPGSFTIQISIGKRTVGRALCDLGASINLMLLSEFRQLGLGEPRPTTVILQLVDRSLAHLEGVIEDVSPIDPLERALIGDEEDSEDEMMEEIEKVLDMSCSYVHGFGKFEELDRPITLTPPKPSIEEAPKLELKPLPVHLRYTYLGNSETLPVIISSNLTNTQEEKLFRVLREHKKLLGGQLLASMESVHHFACIKSSWKMDTALVLSSKGATGLARYEYYCFLDGYSGYNQIVICPEDQEKTTFTCPYGTFAFKRMPFGLCNAPATFQRCMMTIFTDMVERFVKVFMDDFSEGIVLGHRVSRSGIKVDKAKVEAVEKLPPPISVKGVRSFLGHAGFYRRFIKDFSKITTPLWRLLEKDITFNFDDACLKEFE; encoded by the exons ATGATGAAGAAATTGATGGCTGACCAGCAGCCCCACACCGCAGAGATGATAAAGAAAGTGATGGTTGACCAGCAGGCCCAAGCCACAGCAATGAGAAATCTGGAGCGCCAAGTGGGACAACTGGCTAGTGCCCAAAATACTAGACCAGTTGGAGCTCTCCCAAGTGACACTGTAGCTAATCCTAAGGCATCCATTAATGTCGTGTCATTGAGGAATGGGAGACAATTTGAAGAAGTCCAGTCGAAAAAGAGAAAACATGTGACTTTTAATGAGAGGCCAGTCACTATAGAGTCAGAATCAAAAAAATCAAAGGAATGTGAGAAGCCAGCTGAAGAGGCGGTGGCTAAGCAACCTTCACAGTTGGTTGCGAGGCCACCACCTCCGTTCCCTCAAAGATTCCAGAAGGTGAAGGATAATGCCGCGTATAAAAAGTTTCTTGATATTTTGAAGCAGGTGCAAATTAATATTCCTTTGGTAGATATCTTGCAAGAAGTACCCAAATATGCAAAATACATCAAGGACATAGTGGCAAATACAAGAAGATTGGCCGAGTTCGAGACTGTGGCACTCACTGAGGAATGCAGCTCAAGAATTCAAAGCAAGATACCTCATAAATTGAAGGATCCGGGTAGTTTCACTATCCAAATCTCAATTGGTAAGCGTACAGTCGGGCGAGCCTTATGTGATCTTGGAGCGAGCATTAATTTGATGCTGCTATCTGAGTTTAGACAGTTGGGGTTGGGTGAGCCACGCCCAACAACGGTAATCTTACAGTTGGTTGATCGCTCCCTTGCTCATcttgaaggagtgattgaagatgt GAGTCCTATAGATCCTCTTGAACGAGCTTTGATTGGGGATGAAGAAGACAGTGAAGATGAAAtgatggaagaaattgagaaagTACTTGATATGTCCTGCAGTTATGTCCATGGGTTTggaaaatttgaggagttggacaGGCCTATTACTCTGACCCCGCCTAAGCCAtctattgaagaagctccaaagctAGAACTTAAGCCCCTACCAGTGCATCTGCGCTATACTTATTTGGGGAATTCTGAGACATTGCCCGTGATTATCTCATCCAACTTGACTAACACACAAGAAGAAAAATTGTTCAGAGTCCTTCGCGAGCATaaaaagctattgggtggacaattGCTGGCATCAATGGAATCTGTCcatcattttgcatgcataaaatcttcTTGGAAGATGGACACTGCCCTAGTGTTGAGCAGCAAAGGAG CAACTGG ATTAGCAAGGTATGAATattattgcttccttgatggTTATTCGGGATACAATCAGATTGTCATATGCCCAGAGGACCAGGAGAAGACCACTTTTACTTGTCCTTATGGCACTTTCGCCTTCAAGCGAATGCcgtttggtctttgtaatgcaccggctacgtTCCAGAGATGCATGATGactattttcaccgatatggtggaaagATTTGTGAAagtttttatggatgatttttca GAAGGCATCGTTTTGGGTCACAGAGTGTCTAGGAGCGGCATCAAAGTTGATAAGGCGAAGGTGGAGGcggttgaaaaattacctccacctaTTTCTGTGAAAGgtgtccggagtttcttgggacacgCGGGATTCTATCGACGCTTTAttaaagatttttctaaaattactACTCCTTTGTGGAGGTTGCTTGAAAAAGATATAACTTTCAATTTTGATGATGCCTGCCTTAAAGAATTTGAATAA